The nucleotide window AAATCTTTGATGAGTGAAAATATCCAAATGCGGCCATAACTTTCAAATAAAATAGTTCAAACTTGAATTAAACTCGCATGTATGTTATAGTTATCCCTTTAACAACACACAAATGTTCAATCAAATATTCCTCGAGTTGCTCATGAGTTtcttgatgccaaatttgtttatGATTTGGACAAACTCATCAAACGTGGTCGGATTCTGATGTGGGAGTTGGATAGGATCACCCATGTTCTTGAATTACAAACCTCCGGCAACATTTTCACCCTTATCCTCcacgatcatgttgtgcatgatcacacaacaTTCCCACCTCCCACAAGGCCTCCGTATCCCATTGTTTAGTAGGTCGACAAACAACTACAAAACAGTCTTGGATCACTCCAAATGCCCTCTCCACATCCTTTCTAACTTCTTATCTTTTGGCAAATAGAGCTCTATTCTGACCAATGGCTCAGAGATGGTCTTGACAAAGGTTACCACGGAGGATAGATACCGTCAACTAGATAGTAGCCAATGTTGTACTCATGCCCATTGATAGTGTAGTTGCACGGAGGAGCTTGGCCTTAAGTCAACCTAGCAAACAATGAAGATCGCTGCATCATattgatgtcattgtgagaccCGAGCATGCCAAATCCATAGATCATGTGATGCAACTGCTTCAATAATGATGGTGGGCTTCATAACATGATCCCGTCACCACTTTCTCTATCTTCCCCATTGGGTTCCTTGGGAAGTGGACTCATAGTGGAAGACTGGCGCTGTGCTAGCGTTGGGGAGAGCTAGAATGCTAGGCGCTGGAAATCTAAGCCACATGAGCACTTGTTGGAGATCCACCATACCTAGGTTGTGACATTAGATCTAACCTCAAGGTTGGGAGGCGACTAGGTTGGGAGATTGGAATTTTGGGGATGAAAACTAGTGCAAGGAGACTGATTCTGAGAGGCAAGGGCACAAGTGAATTGGGCTGTGAGGGGAGGGCGTGCATCGTACATGGGCCTAGGGTCATTCCTACACGTGTTAGGAATGTAAATTATTTAAAAAACATGTCATCACAATTTATAATCTGCAAGGGGCACATAGTTTAGTTGAAGTTTTTCCGAAGAGTATCGGTCTTACTGGGAGCACAAGAAATGGTATGTGACTCGTGTAGAGGCTTACTGCAACGTATCTGCAAGTCAATTGTGGTCCAAAGCAAGAGCGGATGCCGGGGTTGAAATATTTCAAGTGATTAGTGGCTAAAAGTAAGAGTGGAAGAATAAAGTAAAAGAACAAGAGAGTAATGCAAATGATAAAATCAATAATAGGGATAAGGCATTCTCGGGGAGTATGGATTCCCAATTAGTATGTGTCTACGTCATTATGTGAATGCATAATTGTAGGTTTAATCACTAAGCCACCTCACATGTTTCTATAAGTGGGCGGAGCCAAGTACATATACGTGCATGTACGTAGCAGCCAGCATGCAGCCACATATCACATCTGCCCCACCGTCCCTCCCCACATTCATATTTCGGCAATAGTGATTAAGGGTCTCCCAGTGGATGTAGGTAAAGGCGGTCTCTAGTGATCCTCCATCAAGAGGTCAAGGAAGGAAGGCGGTGGCTTTGTCACCACGGTACCTCCACAATGCACCACCATAATAATAGTAATATCCTTCATGTCCCTAAAGGCAAGTGTTGAGTGGTAGAATTCACCCAACATTGTGAAGAACATTAACATGAACATACAAAAGAGAATTTTGTATCCTATTGGTATTCATCACCTAAACATGCTAGGGTTACTCACTATCCCTGAGGCAACTAGCCTAGGCAACTCGACAAACAGATGGATGATGGCATGAACCCCCATCCGTACCGTACACGTGACTCTCCACATACAGCTTGCACAGAGACTCCAAAATCCATATCGAGCTTTCTATTCCACCTCTCTCGCCAATCCTTCGTCAAACTAAACTTCTCCGGCAGAAAACGTATCCACGGGTGCAACAAAGCGATCATCCTAGTTGCTTGTTCTTGAGCATGCAAGGCGCTCAATACGGTCATTATTGCTTAAAAACGAAAGGGCTAAAGCACTCTTCGGTTTACCTGGACATAGAGACAACAAGCATCATAGGGATAATAATGACAAGCATGGATGAATGATCAATGATACACATAGGAATGCGCTTAGGGTCTTAGTATTACACAGAAATGAATAGAGGGGTGATGATGGCTGTTGTAGTCTCCTTGATTGGATTAATGGTGTGATGGAGCCCTTCCGCCGATTCCGCCGCTAGGTCCCTTCCAGAGGCTAGGGTACTTGGTTCTGGTGCGTGTTCTAATCACTTTGTGTCTCCTCTTGTTCATCTGAAAGCACAAGGGTGAAGTATTTGTCCTGGGGGTGAGGGCACCACTTGTTACGAGCGGGTGCGCTCATACTAGACATCCGCTTTGCCTCTGAAAGCACCCGTGCGACTGCTTTTTCTCCCAATTGGTTGCTGCTTCATTTCGTACGCAATTATCATGTTGATTAGCATGATTTTTACCACATATTGATGTTATCTTTTTTAATGCCTCAAATCTCCTTCTTCATTGGGATCCTGGTAAAATCAGCCAAAAAGGGATTGCGAACGCGATAAATTTTTGATAATATTATGAATATGATGTAAAACAAGAAGTAAGAAAGTGATGCAAAATTGGACTTATCAAAATTGGCTGAAAAAATTGGGTTGTAAATTTTTCATGACCCAATATCTTTTTATCTAAGTAAATGGGATGATTATTAGGCTTGGCACATCAGGCCATTAGAAATTCAGTGACCATATATTTGTCACTGAATATGGTAGGCCATGGCAGATTTGGTCCCATAAAATGTAACGTTTATCTTACATCACAAAAACACCATATCAACTATGATGAAGTGAACGTCGATGAAGGTCCATGTTCTGTGACATATCGTGTGAGCACCGTCACTGGGAGGAATCTATGACGTTGATTCTATGAGTAACGCCCAAATAACGTCACAAATGGGTATTCGGTGATGTTTTAAGTTGTTCCATGACATTTTTTGGCTCGTCACAGTAGCCCTGATCTCTTCTAGTCTCGGGAGCATTTTCTATCCACACACCTGTGCCACGTGGTTTAGGGTTCATCTCTCGGGTGAGCCTATGCTCACATGGTCCTTATCCTCGTGCCCATGGGGTCCCCAGGGGTGGCAATAGTCACATTGGGAAGGGGACATTTATACTCACCCTTCTTCCGCCTCTAAACCTATTCTAATTTGAGCTACTCAACAATTCCAAGACCCTAAAAGCTTGATTCCTCTTAATTCCTCCACTCAAACACCACCAAACATTGAGGATTGAAAGATATTCACCCAATCTACACTTCCACTGAACCAATTTGTGATACGCACACTTGTTCATCACTAGTTCTTGTTATTCTTGGAGATTTCAGACTCTTGGGTGGTAGGAGTCAAGCCCGAAAGCTTCCTTGTGTGCGTGATGTGCTCTCAAAAAGTTTGTAAAGGTCTGGTGTTCACCTTCAAGACCAATCACGAGTGATTTGAGGCTTGTCCGTTGGGGTGACTCAAAGGGGGAATAGGGTGAGCCAATTGGTGGCGTTCAGGAGCTTTGTCTCTCACGCCTCTCCAACGAAGATTAGCACTCACCCAAGAGTGTGAATTTTGAAACACATTGGTTTATCTGTTTTGTACCTTTACTTGTATTTGCTTGCTAGCTAGTTGGTTGATATTGCTTATCATTAGTTTGCTTGTCATATAGGTTATTCTCGTCTTAGATTGCATATCTAAAGGACTTACTTTAACTGCACTATTCCTAAAATTAGGAAGCTAATCTAAAAATCTGTAGTTTTCTATTcaaccctctctctctctctctaattgACTATTCAATCCTTTCATAAGTGTTCCATACATGTTTGACAACTAGCTTTGGGGGAACATAATAGTCGTTCCATAGCTTAGGGCTTAGGGGGCAGAAAACCACTTTTCTCTCTCGAAAACACAAAGATTGCATCTACATGCGTTGATAAAAGAAATATACTTACAATTTACAAGTCTTAACCTAAGCCGAAACAATCAACCACTCAAGACAAGACCTCAATGAACCCTGACATGGCAAGCATTAACCGATGTCCCCAAGCAAACCTCGGGCTAAAAGCCATCCACGCCCAAtcagagaggggggggggggggggggggggggtgccgcGACCCGCTGCTTGCCACGAGCAAACATCGTCTGAATGTTCAACAAACCGTATCGCGTGAGGTTCTGACGATACGTGATGAAACCTTACTGCTGGATTGACTGGCGGTACAAAAAATGGTCAAATCCGGGCAAACTCTCACGGGTTCAAATCACGTTAAACTTGAAACAAAAAGGCCAAAACAGTGATTTTGGTCCCCAGTATTCAGGTTTCAGTACCGATGCAGCTTTGGTCAGCCAGACAAATAGTAGCAAGCGATCTCCGTATCACTGTGGCACACCACCCTCTGCAAATTCAGAATGGCTCGGAGATAAACGGATCCGAGGTCCAATGCGCGAGTGCTGCACAATAACGAGGCAATAAATACCGatcgcctctccctcgcccacatTTACCTTCCGTCGCCGTGACTTCCACCGCCGCACCATCCCGGCGGTCCACGGATCTCCTCCGAACACCTTAACCCACCGCCATTAATCACCATGTCCAGCATCTCGGGCGCACGCATCACGGTCACGGCATAGCCTACGCCCGCCTACCATGGacgcctcgtcgtcgtccaccccCGCGGCGCCGCCGCCGACGCACTCCGTGCTCGACACCATCCAGAACAAGCTGAGTCCGGGCGTGCTCCTCATCGTGGCCATCCTGGCCATGGTGTTCTTCATCTTCGGCCTGCTCAACCTGCTGGTGCAGAACATCCTGCGGCTGCGCCGCGCGCGGCGGCACCGCCTGCGCGTCGCCGCGGGCGACGTCGACGGCAGCAGCCCCACGGCGCTCCAGGGCCAGCTGCAGCAGCTGTTCCACCTCCACGACGCCGGCGTCGACCAGGCCttcatcgacgcgctccccgtcttCGTCTACCGCGCCATCCTCGGCGCCCGCAAGGGCGGCGGCGACCCCTTCGACTGCGCCGTGTGCCTGTGCGAGTTCGCCATGGACGACGCGCTCCGCCTGCTGCCCACCTGCGGCCACGCCTTCCACGTCCCCTGCATCGACGCCTGGCTGCTCTCGCACTCCACTTGCCCGCTCTGCCGCGGCAGCGTCCTCGCCGCCGACCTCTCGCCCGCGTCCAGCCCGGTGGTGCTCGTCCTCGAGTCCGACGGCCGCGCCGACACGGCCGCGGAGGCGCTGGGCGGAAGGGACGGCAATGAGAATGAGGCCTACCCGAAGGCAGAGGAGGTCGTCGAGGTGAGGCTTGGCAAGCTCCGGTGCATGGACGGCAATGGCGGTTCAGGGCATCTCGCCGCCGATCAAGCCGCTAGCAGAGACGACCTTGGACGGAGGAGGTGCCTGTCCATGGGATCCTACGAGTACGTCATGGACGACCACGCCGCGCTCCGCGTCGCCATCAAGACGCCGGCCAAGAAGCGCCCGAGGTCGCGGCGCCGGCACGCGCTCTCGGAGTGCGACTTCGGGAGCGACGTCGCCAAGGGAGGAGCGTGGGAGGCAGCCGTGAAAGAGGCCGCGGCGCCGGAGCCCGCCGGAGCGCGCCGCGGCGACGACGCGAGGCTGAGCAACAAGGACAGCTTCTCCGTGTCCAAGATCTGGATGGTGCGCGGCGCCAAGAAGGAGGACGGCCGGGCACTGGCCGGCGCGAGGCGGTCCGTGTCGTTCCGGTGGCCGGCGATGGCCGAGGCGAGCAGGAACGACGGCGCCGACGACCGGGAGCGCCGGGACGTGGAGTCGCAGTCGGGAAGCTTCGGCAGCAGCGGCGCCCCGTCCCTTGCGGAGGAGAGGCTGCCGCTCGCGCGGACGAGGACGGCGCCGCTCTGGGCCGCCGGCGGGTGGCAGGCGAACAGCAGCAGCGCCGGGAGCCATTCCTGAGCCgcatttgatttttgcacatcttcttcttcttcttcttcttgaaaTTCAGATTGCACTTTTGAAGTTTGAACACAGGAGATCAGTTCGTTTTTCTTCGCGTCGTTCTTCAGTTCTTTTGAATTGTTCAGATTGATTGTAGTTACAGGAATTGCGGCATTTGACGGACGAATTGGCGCACAGATAGCAGGGTAAAAACACGGGGAATTTGAGGATTTGCCACACCTTTCCCTGCACTTTGAGGATTTGCCCTCCTTTTGACACTGATGATTTGCCACAACTTTGTCAAAAACTTGAGGATTTGCCCCTGACAAGGTGAGCCCACCATGAGATGACGAAAATACCCCTGAACTGCGCATCGAATCACGCTCGGCTCTCTCCCATTCTTTCTGACGGTCTCACGTATTGCAGTATTGACATGAACGCCGCGGCGGCGAGCTCCCCTTCGCCTCTCTTCTCCGCGCTCCCTTAGCCGGGACGCTTCCCAGCCACCATGCTTCACCGCCGGCTATCCCCAACCGCTGCTGACCTCTGTCCGGCTGCCCCCTCCCCCTGCCATATCTGCTCCTCGCTCGCTATCTCTTGGCGCAGAACCATCCTGTACCGCCGCTCGGGACGGTGCCGCGCGAGGCTGTCGTGGCCACGCGCACGGCCTCGGCGAGCAGCATGGCCGACGTGGCAGGAACGCTCTCGTCTTCGAGGCGGGAGGCCAGCCGGCAGCAGCATCGGCCGTACGCGTCGCAAGGGGCAAGAAGCGGCTGCCGGCGACTCACGTATCCACTCCAATGACTCAAGCTGGTAGCCAGGCCTCATCGTCGTCGAGCTCGCGGTCC belongs to Triticum urartu cultivar G1812 chromosome 7, Tu2.1, whole genome shotgun sequence and includes:
- the LOC125521126 gene encoding RING-H2 finger protein ATL13-like, producing MDASSSSTPAAPPPTHSVLDTIQNKLSPGVLLIVAILAMVFFIFGLLNLLVQNILRLRRARRHRLRVAAGDVDGSSPTALQGQLQQLFHLHDAGVDQAFIDALPVFVYRAILGARKGGGDPFDCAVCLCEFAMDDALRLLPTCGHAFHVPCIDAWLLSHSTCPLCRGSVLAADLSPASSPVVLVLESDGRADTAAEALGGRDGNENEAYPKAEEVVEVRLGKLRCMDGNGGSGHLAADQAASRDDLGRRRCLSMGSYEYVMDDHAALRVAIKTPAKKRPRSRRRHALSECDFGSDVAKGGAWEAAVKEAAAPEPAGARRGDDARLSNKDSFSVSKIWMVRGAKKEDGRALAGARRSVSFRWPAMAEASRNDGADDRERRDVESQSGSFGSSGAPSLAEERLPLARTRTAPLWAAGGWQANSSSAGSHS